In the genome of Nocardioides marmoribigeumensis, one region contains:
- a CDS encoding DUF47 domain-containing protein: MALRFRPADASFYDMFSTLAAQLVNGAGLLNEVFTEGTDRAALADRMREAEHSADEATHEIIRRVNTTFVTPFDREDIYALASALDDVMDFMEEAVDMVLLYEIDDLPPELAEQVSVIQRCAEVTADSMPRLQSMKNLDEFWIEINRLENAGDKHYRRILAKLFNGELEALEVMKLKDVVDSLEAAIDAFESVANVVEQIAVKES; the protein is encoded by the coding sequence GTGGCACTGCGGTTCCGTCCGGCCGACGCCTCGTTCTACGACATGTTCAGCACCCTGGCGGCCCAGCTGGTCAACGGCGCCGGGCTGCTCAACGAGGTCTTCACCGAGGGCACCGACCGCGCCGCGCTCGCCGACCGCATGCGCGAGGCCGAGCACTCCGCCGACGAGGCGACCCACGAGATCATCCGGCGGGTCAACACGACGTTCGTGACGCCGTTCGACCGCGAGGACATCTACGCCCTCGCCTCGGCTCTCGACGACGTCATGGACTTCATGGAGGAGGCCGTCGACATGGTCCTTCTCTACGAGATCGACGACCTGCCGCCCGAGCTCGCCGAGCAGGTGAGCGTGATCCAGCGCTGCGCCGAGGTCACCGCCGACTCGATGCCGCGGCTGCAGAGCATGAAGAACCTCGACGAGTTCTGGATCGAGATCAACCGGCTCGAGAACGCCGGCGACAAGCACTACCGCCGCATCCTCGCCAAGTTGTTCAACGGCGAGCTCGAGGCGCTCGAGGTGATGAAGCTCAAGGACGTCGTCGACTCCCTCGAGGCCGCCATCGACGCCTTCGAGTCGGTGGCCAACGTGGTCGAGCAGATCGCCGTCAAGGAGTCCTGA
- the csrA gene encoding carbon storage regulator CsrA: MLVLSRRVGESIVIGEDVTITVLEVRGDVARIGIRAPRSVAVHRAELLAEVEETNKAAASPSADAIAALTRRLGTKPPGPA; this comes from the coding sequence ATGCTCGTGCTCAGTCGTCGCGTCGGGGAGAGCATCGTGATCGGCGAGGACGTGACCATCACGGTGCTCGAGGTCCGCGGCGACGTCGCGCGGATCGGGATCCGCGCCCCCCGCAGCGTCGCGGTCCACCGGGCCGAACTCCTGGCCGAGGTCGAGGAGACCAACAAGGCCGCCGCCTCCCCCAGCGCGGACGCGATCGCCGCGCTCACCCGCCGGCTGGGGACCAAGCCGCCCGGCCCGGCCTGA
- a CDS encoding helix-turn-helix transcriptional regulator, with amino-acid sequence METPAADGRPRDGYGPRPGVGRSSRRLSPSRSALLDLLRSQDEPVTLAALVSASGLHPNTVREHVEALVRAGLARRRTSTPSGPGRPARLYEATGVDVARTPEYAGLAATLAASLHRTSPSPTEDAVDAGREWGHRLAEERGATVAAGQAPDPAAARREVVALLDDLGFDPEPDAEHVAVRLTCCPLLDAAQQWPDVVCGVHLGLTRGALEAQGADPEGTELLPFSEPGACRLQLAHRAR; translated from the coding sequence GTGGAAACTCCTGCTGCTGACGGCCGACCCCGCGACGGCTACGGCCCGCGCCCCGGGGTCGGCCGCTCGTCCCGGCGGCTCTCGCCCTCCCGCAGCGCGCTGCTGGACCTGCTGCGCTCGCAGGACGAGCCGGTGACCCTGGCCGCCCTCGTGAGCGCCTCGGGGCTGCACCCCAACACCGTCCGGGAGCACGTCGAGGCCCTCGTGCGCGCCGGGCTCGCCCGCCGGCGTACGAGCACGCCGTCGGGACCGGGCCGGCCTGCCCGGCTCTACGAGGCGACCGGCGTGGACGTCGCGCGGACACCGGAGTACGCCGGGCTGGCGGCCACGCTGGCCGCCTCGCTGCACCGCACCAGCCCCTCGCCCACCGAGGACGCCGTCGACGCGGGCCGCGAGTGGGGCCACCGGCTCGCGGAGGAGCGGGGCGCGACCGTGGCGGCGGGCCAGGCCCCCGACCCGGCCGCCGCCCGTCGCGAGGTGGTCGCGCTGCTCGACGACCTCGGCTTCGACCCCGAGCCCGACGCCGAGCACGTCGCCGTCCGGCTGACCTGCTGCCCCCTGCTCGACGCCGCGCAGCAGTGGCCCGACGTGGTGTGCGGGGTGCACCTCGGCCTCACCCGCGGGGCGCTCGAGGCCCAGGGCGCCGACCCCGAGGGCACCGAGCTCCTGCCGTTCTCCGAGCCCGGCGCGTGCCGCCTCCAGCTGGCACACCGTGCCCGGTGA
- the pstB gene encoding phosphate ABC transporter ATP-binding protein PstB, with protein sequence MSAQEVDVYYGDFRALTKVSLDFGKNEITALIGPSGCGKSTLLRSLNRMNDTVPGARVEGLITYHGQDVYGADVDPIDVRRRVGMVFQRPNPFPKSIYDNIAFGPTSIGTKVPGGKSGMDDLVEECLTKAALWDEVKGKLKQSAYGLSGGQQQRLCIARTLAVKPDVILMDEPCSALDPIATSRIEDCMLALREDYTIIIVTHNMQQAARVADRTAFFTALAEEGSGDRTGLLVEHDLTTNIFRSPRDKRTEDYISGRFG encoded by the coding sequence ATGTCGGCCCAGGAGGTCGACGTCTACTACGGCGACTTCCGCGCCCTGACCAAGGTCAGCCTGGACTTCGGCAAGAACGAGATCACCGCGCTCATCGGCCCCTCCGGCTGCGGCAAGTCGACGCTGCTGCGCTCCCTCAACCGGATGAACGACACCGTGCCCGGCGCGCGGGTCGAGGGGCTCATCACCTACCACGGCCAGGACGTCTACGGCGCCGACGTCGACCCGATCGACGTACGCCGCCGCGTCGGCATGGTCTTCCAGCGGCCCAACCCGTTCCCCAAGTCGATCTACGACAACATCGCCTTCGGCCCCACGTCGATCGGTACGAAGGTCCCCGGCGGCAAGTCCGGCATGGACGACCTGGTCGAGGAGTGCCTGACCAAGGCCGCGCTCTGGGACGAGGTCAAGGGCAAGCTCAAGCAGTCGGCGTACGGCCTCTCCGGCGGCCAGCAGCAGCGCCTGTGCATCGCGCGCACGCTGGCGGTCAAGCCCGACGTGATCCTGATGGACGAGCCCTGCTCGGCGCTCGACCCGATCGCCACCTCCCGCATCGAGGACTGCATGCTCGCGCTGCGGGAGGACTACACGATCATCATCGTCACCCACAACATGCAGCAGGCCGCCCGCGTGGCCGACCGCACCGCGTTCTTCACCGCGCTCGCCGAGGAGGGCTCGGGCGACCGCACCGGCCTGCTCGTGGAGCACGACCTGACCACCAACATCTTCCGCTCGCCCCGCGACAAGCGCACCGAGGACTACATCTCGGGTCGCTTCGGCTGA
- a CDS encoding inorganic phosphate transporter → MDLAIIIAVVAVALAFDYTNGFHDAANAIATSVSTRALTPRAALAMAAVMNFIGAFLGQEVANTVGKVITLPQNTHGLTVVMAGLLGAIAWNLLTWYFGLPSSSSHALIGGLMGAGMAFALATPGEFFTGVAGSEMTDAGCTVGGKLVDGAQCGVVRWQVILDKIVIPMIASPIVGFLAAALVMIAIMWIWRKANPSRTNRGFRLAQTVSAAAMALGHGLQDAQKTMGVIFLALLTGGHVSADDSLPVWVIIAAASAISLGTYSGGWRIMRTLGRRIIHLDPPRGFAAESVSAGVLYTTAFVFEAPISTTHIITSAVMGVGATKRVSAVRWGVAKNIVGAWIFTFPAAGLMAAICYFLLRLLQLP, encoded by the coding sequence GTGGACCTCGCGATCATCATCGCGGTCGTCGCAGTAGCGCTGGCGTTCGACTACACCAACGGCTTCCACGACGCCGCCAACGCGATCGCCACCTCGGTCTCGACCCGTGCGCTCACCCCGCGGGCGGCCCTGGCGATGGCAGCGGTGATGAACTTCATCGGCGCCTTCCTCGGCCAGGAGGTCGCCAACACCGTCGGCAAGGTGATCACCCTGCCGCAGAACACCCACGGCCTGACCGTCGTGATGGCCGGCCTGCTGGGCGCCATCGCGTGGAACCTGCTGACCTGGTACTTCGGCCTCCCCTCCTCCTCCTCCCACGCCCTCATCGGCGGGCTCATGGGCGCGGGCATGGCCTTCGCGCTGGCCACCCCGGGCGAGTTCTTCACCGGGGTGGCGGGCTCGGAGATGACTGACGCCGGCTGCACCGTCGGGGGCAAGCTCGTCGACGGCGCCCAGTGCGGCGTGGTCCGCTGGCAGGTCATCCTCGACAAGATCGTCATCCCGATGATCGCCTCGCCGATCGTCGGCTTCCTCGCCGCGGCGCTGGTGATGATCGCGATCATGTGGATCTGGCGCAAGGCCAACCCCTCGCGCACCAACCGCGGCTTCCGCCTGGCCCAGACCGTCTCCGCCGCCGCGATGGCGCTGGGCCACGGCCTCCAGGACGCCCAGAAGACGATGGGCGTCATCTTCCTGGCGCTGCTCACCGGCGGCCACGTCTCCGCCGACGACAGCCTCCCGGTCTGGGTGATCATCGCCGCGGCGAGCGCGATCTCGCTCGGCACCTACTCCGGTGGCTGGCGCATCATGCGCACCCTCGGCCGGCGCATCATCCACCTCGACCCGCCCCGTGGCTTCGCCGCCGAGTCGGTCTCCGCGGGCGTGCTCTACACGACCGCGTTCGTGTTCGAGGCGCCCATCTCGACCACCCACATCATCACCTCCGCGGTGATGGGTGTCGGCGCGACCAAGCGGGTCTCCGCCGTCCGCTGGGGCGTGGCCAAGAACATCGTCGGCGCCTGGATCTTCACCTTCCCGGCCGCGGGCCTCATGGCCGCGATCTGCTACTTCCTCCTCCGCCTCCTCCAGCTCCCGTAG
- the flgN gene encoding flagellar export chaperone FlgN, translated as MEDLSLILWRERELLETMLYKLEIEQLVLSSGRTRWLATAAREVESVVESLRETELLRAVAADEAAAAVGLPASPSLRALAEAVEEPWHSILMDHRQAFVTYTQEILEIASANRELLSAGQQSARETFLGLAESDGSYAEDGRAVVDAGRPRLLDQSI; from the coding sequence ATGGAGGACCTCTCGCTCATCCTGTGGCGCGAGCGCGAGCTCCTGGAGACCATGCTCTACAAGCTCGAGATCGAGCAGCTCGTGCTCTCCAGCGGCCGCACCCGCTGGCTGGCGACCGCTGCGCGCGAGGTGGAGTCCGTGGTCGAGTCGCTGCGCGAGACCGAGCTGCTGCGCGCGGTCGCCGCCGACGAGGCCGCCGCCGCGGTCGGGCTCCCCGCGAGCCCGAGCCTGCGGGCGCTGGCCGAGGCCGTCGAGGAGCCGTGGCACTCGATCCTCATGGACCACCGCCAGGCGTTCGTCACCTACACCCAGGAGATCCTCGAGATCGCCTCGGCCAACCGCGAGCTGCTCTCGGCCGGCCAGCAGTCGGCGCGGGAGACGTTCCTGGGCCTGGCCGAGTCCGACGGCAGCTACGCCGAGGACGGCCGCGCGGTCGTCGACGCCGGGCGTCCGCGCCTGCTGGACCAGAGCATCTGA
- a CDS encoding sigma-70 family RNA polymerase sigma factor, whose translation MRISDAAPDAPDTDQLVTANIALVGHLVRESLSRLPGHVHRDDLTSAGMTALVQAARSFDAARGVPFVRYASTRIRGAIVDELRGIDWASRSVRRRARDLDNVRSQLATRLGRIPTDAEVATASGLSVEEVTANAEDVARASVMSLQGFGEASVDDVVPHRVPSPEERIEQQERIGYLVDAVALLPDRLRTVVEGYFFGERPMAEIAAELGVSESRVSQMRAEALVLLKDALNSALSPELVTPHTKPDGCAARRREAYFAAVASRRTATARLGATTSSLSGFDRSA comes from the coding sequence GTGAGGATCAGCGACGCAGCCCCCGATGCGCCGGACACCGACCAGCTGGTCACCGCCAACATCGCGTTGGTCGGCCACCTGGTGCGGGAGTCCTTGAGCCGCCTGCCCGGTCACGTGCACCGGGACGACCTGACCTCGGCCGGCATGACCGCCCTGGTGCAGGCGGCCCGCAGCTTCGACGCCGCTCGCGGCGTCCCCTTCGTGCGCTACGCCTCCACCCGCATCCGCGGCGCCATCGTCGACGAGCTGCGCGGCATCGACTGGGCCAGCCGCAGCGTCCGCCGCCGTGCGCGCGACCTCGACAACGTGCGCAGCCAGCTCGCCACCCGGCTCGGCCGCATCCCGACCGACGCCGAGGTGGCCACCGCCTCCGGCCTCTCGGTCGAGGAGGTCACCGCCAACGCCGAGGACGTCGCCCGCGCCAGCGTGATGAGCCTGCAGGGCTTCGGCGAGGCCTCGGTCGACGACGTCGTGCCCCACCGTGTCCCCAGCCCGGAGGAGCGGATCGAGCAGCAGGAGAGGATCGGCTACCTCGTCGACGCCGTCGCCCTGCTGCCCGACCGGCTGCGCACCGTGGTGGAGGGCTACTTCTTCGGCGAGCGGCCGATGGCCGAGATCGCCGCGGAGCTCGGGGTCTCCGAGTCGCGCGTGTCCCAGATGCGCGCGGAGGCGCTCGTCCTGCTCAAGGACGCCCTCAACAGCGCCCTGTCGCCCGAGCTCGTCACGCCGCACACCAAGCCCGACGGCTGCGCGGCCCGCCGGCGCGAGGCCTACTTCGCGGCCGTCGCGTCCCGTCGTACCGCCACTGCGCGGCTGGGTGCGACGACGAGCTCGTTGTCCGGTTTCGACCGAAGCGCCTGA
- the fliW gene encoding flagellar assembly protein FliW — protein MSVVADIPVIELVEPMPGFPGMTHFALVRLDDDGVLCALRSVDDPELRFLVVPPAPFFPDYAPEIDDATVAALGVARAEEVLVLVVVNPGDAAGEATANLLAPVLVNTRTHQGGQVVLNDDLPIRAPLLA, from the coding sequence GTGAGCGTCGTCGCGGACATCCCTGTCATCGAGCTCGTCGAGCCGATGCCCGGGTTCCCCGGCATGACCCACTTCGCGCTGGTGCGGCTCGACGACGACGGCGTGCTGTGCGCGCTCCGGTCGGTCGACGACCCCGAGCTGCGGTTCCTGGTGGTGCCCCCGGCGCCGTTCTTCCCCGACTACGCCCCCGAGATCGACGACGCCACGGTCGCCGCGCTGGGCGTCGCCCGCGCCGAGGAGGTCCTCGTCCTCGTCGTGGTCAACCCCGGCGACGCGGCGGGCGAGGCGACCGCCAACCTGCTGGCGCCGGTGCTGGTCAACACCCGCACGCACCAGGGCGGTCAGGTGGTCCTCAACGACGACCTGCCGATCCGCGCGCCGCTGCTGGCCTGA
- a CDS encoding cold-shock protein — protein MAQGTVKWFSAEKGFGFIAQEGGGDDVFVHFSAIQSQGYKSLEEDQRVEFEVTQGPKGPQAENVRPL, from the coding sequence ATGGCTCAGGGCACGGTCAAGTGGTTCAGCGCCGAGAAGGGATTCGGCTTCATCGCCCAGGAGGGTGGCGGCGACGACGTCTTCGTCCACTTCTCGGCGATCCAGTCGCAGGGCTACAAGTCCCTCGAGGAGGACCAGCGCGTGGAGTTCGAGGTGACCCAGGGCCCCAAGGGCCCGCAGGCGGAGAACGTCCGCCCCCTCTGA
- a CDS encoding multicopper oxidase domain-containing protein, which yields MTGPRRGRGFRPMRDLPVIVWLLAAVVVALVHPFVPAPRWLMIHLLMLGAVSHAVLVWSRYFTDALLHSPDDDQTAQDRRLVLLDVGALAVVVGVPSDLWLLVCAGATAVAVAVLWHGWSILRRLRAALPSRFGPSVRYYVAAAGFLPVGAALGVVLARGLGERRHERLMVAHEAVNLLGWVGLTVVGTLVTLWPTMLRTRIAEGAERAAARALPVLVGSVALLAAGAAAGLRVVAVAGLAGYVVGLLLHAPTFVDAVRRKPPAELPAWSVLAGVTWLLGTLVALGVGMAVAPTWQDVHAVVDRLTPFLVAGFAAQVLLGALSYLVPVALGGGPRAVRAANRVLDRAAPLRLVVANLGLVLCLLPAPGAVRVAASSLTLVALAVTIPLLLVAVRASRRAREAPLEERPARTPGQATGLAATGVAVVALAVAVGLALDPAAVGANDVTSAAAGVTPTGRTTTVTVRAHDMRFTPDRVTVPAGDRLVLVVTNTDHETVHDLVLETGADSGRLAPGRTARVDVGVVGRDLDGWCSVLGHRQRGMVLTVDAVGGRARHDAPAEGHHTGSATSRLDLAARPSPGWSPRDAALPPVPPGRVHRRTFVVRDVVREVAPGVTQRLWTYDGTAPGPVLHGRIGDRFVIRLVNRGTVGHSIDFHAGELAPQRPMRTIAPGHALTYRFRATRAGIWMYHCSSMPMSAHIANGLFGAVVIEPPGLPAVARSYVLVQSELYLGPDGAEADADKVAAEAPDLVAFNGYADQYDHAPLRARVGERVRVWVLDAGPSRPTSFHVVGAQFDTTYAEGAYLLRGGPGGAQSIGLLPAQGGFVELSFPEPGDYPFVSHLLVDAERGAHGLFRVRPAAARGSAGRR from the coding sequence GTGACCGGTCCCCGCCGCGGCCGCGGGTTCCGGCCGATGCGCGACCTGCCGGTCATCGTGTGGCTGCTGGCCGCGGTGGTCGTGGCGCTGGTCCACCCGTTCGTCCCCGCGCCGCGGTGGCTGATGATCCACCTGCTGATGCTCGGTGCGGTCAGCCATGCCGTCCTGGTGTGGAGCCGCTACTTCACCGACGCCCTGCTGCACTCGCCCGACGACGACCAGACGGCGCAGGACCGGCGGCTGGTGCTGCTCGACGTCGGTGCGCTCGCCGTCGTGGTCGGGGTGCCCTCCGACCTGTGGCTGCTCGTCTGCGCCGGGGCGACCGCGGTCGCGGTTGCGGTGCTGTGGCACGGGTGGAGCATCCTGCGACGGCTGCGGGCGGCGCTGCCCAGCCGCTTCGGCCCCTCGGTCCGCTACTACGTCGCCGCGGCGGGCTTCCTCCCGGTCGGCGCCGCCCTGGGCGTGGTGCTCGCCCGTGGGCTCGGGGAGCGCCGGCACGAACGGCTGATGGTGGCTCACGAGGCGGTCAACCTGCTCGGCTGGGTCGGGCTCACCGTGGTCGGCACCCTGGTCACGCTCTGGCCGACCATGCTGCGCACGCGCATCGCCGAGGGTGCCGAGCGCGCTGCCGCCCGCGCCCTGCCCGTCCTCGTCGGCTCGGTCGCCCTCCTGGCCGCAGGGGCCGCCGCCGGGCTCCGTGTGGTCGCGGTCGCCGGCCTCGCCGGCTACGTCGTGGGGCTGCTGCTGCACGCCCCGACGTTCGTGGACGCCGTACGCCGCAAGCCGCCGGCCGAGCTGCCCGCCTGGTCGGTGCTGGCCGGGGTGACGTGGCTGCTGGGGACGCTGGTGGCGCTCGGCGTCGGCATGGCCGTCGCCCCGACCTGGCAGGACGTCCACGCCGTGGTGGATCGGCTCACCCCGTTCCTCGTGGCGGGCTTCGCCGCCCAGGTGCTGCTCGGTGCCCTGTCCTACCTCGTGCCGGTGGCGCTGGGCGGGGGCCCGCGGGCGGTGCGCGCCGCCAACCGCGTGCTCGACCGGGCCGCGCCGCTGCGGCTGGTCGTGGCCAACCTCGGCCTCGTGCTGTGCCTGCTCCCCGCCCCGGGCGCCGTGCGGGTCGCCGCGTCGTCCCTCACCCTGGTCGCCCTCGCCGTCACGATCCCCCTGCTGCTGGTGGCCGTCCGGGCCTCTCGCCGGGCACGGGAGGCGCCGCTCGAGGAGCGCCCCGCGCGGACCCCGGGCCAGGCCACCGGCCTCGCCGCCACGGGCGTCGCGGTGGTGGCCCTCGCGGTCGCGGTGGGCCTGGCGCTCGACCCGGCCGCGGTCGGCGCGAACGACGTGACCTCCGCCGCCGCCGGGGTCACCCCCACCGGGCGTACGACGACCGTGACGGTGCGGGCCCACGACATGCGCTTCACCCCGGACCGGGTCACCGTGCCCGCCGGCGACCGCCTCGTCCTGGTGGTGACCAACACCGACCACGAGACCGTGCACGACCTGGTGCTCGAGACCGGCGCGGACAGCGGGCGCCTGGCGCCGGGGCGGACCGCCCGGGTCGACGTCGGCGTCGTCGGCCGTGACCTCGACGGCTGGTGCTCCGTGCTCGGTCACCGGCAGCGGGGCATGGTCCTCACCGTCGACGCGGTCGGCGGGCGGGCCCGGCACGACGCTCCCGCAGAGGGGCACCACACGGGCTCGGCCACGAGCAGGCTCGACCTGGCCGCGCGTCCCTCGCCGGGCTGGTCACCTCGTGACGCGGCGCTGCCGCCGGTCCCGCCCGGCCGCGTGCACCGGCGTACGTTCGTGGTGCGGGACGTGGTGCGCGAGGTCGCGCCCGGGGTCACCCAACGGCTGTGGACCTACGACGGCACCGCGCCGGGGCCGGTCCTCCACGGCCGGATCGGCGACCGCTTCGTCATCCGGCTGGTCAACCGCGGCACCGTGGGTCACTCGATCGACTTCCACGCCGGCGAGCTCGCCCCGCAGCGCCCCATGCGCACGATCGCGCCCGGGCACGCGCTGACCTACCGGTTCCGCGCCACGCGCGCCGGGATCTGGATGTACCACTGCTCCTCGATGCCGATGTCGGCCCACATCGCCAACGGCCTGTTCGGCGCGGTCGTCATCGAGCCGCCCGGCCTGCCGGCGGTCGCGCGCAGCTACGTCCTCGTCCAGTCCGAGCTCTACCTCGGGCCCGACGGGGCCGAGGCCGACGCGGACAAGGTGGCCGCGGAGGCCCCCGACCTGGTCGCGTTCAACGGGTACGCCGACCAGTACGACCACGCGCCGCTGCGGGCCCGCGTCGGGGAGCGGGTGCGGGTGTGGGTGCTCGACGCCGGACCGAGCCGGCCGACGTCCTTCCACGTGGTCGGCGCGCAATTCGACACGACGTACGCCGAAGGGGCCTACCTCCTGCGCGGCGGGCCCGGCGGGGCGCAGAGCATCGGGCTGCTGCCGGCGCAGGGCGGCTTCGTCGAGCTGAGCTTCCCGGAGCCGGGCGACTACCCCTTCGTCTCGCACCTGCTGGTCGACGCCGAGCGGGGCGCCCACGGGCTCTTCCGGGTCAGGCCAGCAGCGGCGCGCGGATCGGCAGGTCGTCGTTGA
- the flgL gene encoding flagellar hook-associated protein FlgL, with product MAITRITQNMMSARSNLSLQTALSRLAKTQEQLTTGRVLNRPSDSPADTTSAMRLRAKLADHEQYARNITNGQGWLSSLDTALQTALHTVSRATDLSIQAINGTNQGAQGRNAIAIEIDQLRDSLVSTANTTYLGRPVFGGITAGDVAYDASGTYVGTPGTVERTIAPGVKVPVNVDGPTAFGTPGSDVFQDLTDLSNALRLGDMATVQAKMGSLQAAHGRLTTTLSDVGVRASRLDKADQTLLDSKLQMSTSLSELENVDIAQATMDLKMQELAYQTALSSTARLVQPSLSDFLR from the coding sequence ATGGCCATCACGCGGATCACCCAGAACATGATGTCGGCGCGGTCGAACCTGTCGCTGCAGACGGCGCTGTCCCGGCTCGCGAAGACCCAGGAGCAGCTCACCACGGGTCGCGTGCTCAACCGGCCCTCGGACTCGCCGGCCGACACCACCTCCGCGATGCGTCTGCGCGCCAAGCTGGCCGACCACGAGCAGTACGCCCGCAACATCACCAACGGCCAGGGCTGGCTGAGCAGCCTCGACACGGCGCTGCAGACCGCGCTCCACACCGTCAGCCGCGCCACCGACCTGTCCATCCAGGCGATCAACGGCACCAACCAGGGCGCGCAGGGCCGCAACGCGATCGCGATCGAGATCGACCAGCTGCGCGACAGCCTGGTCTCCACGGCCAACACGACCTACCTCGGCCGCCCGGTCTTCGGGGGCATCACCGCCGGCGACGTCGCCTACGACGCGTCGGGGACGTACGTCGGCACGCCCGGCACCGTCGAGCGCACGATCGCGCCGGGGGTCAAGGTGCCGGTCAACGTCGACGGCCCCACCGCGTTCGGCACCCCCGGCTCCGACGTGTTCCAGGACCTCACCGACCTGTCCAACGCGCTGCGGCTGGGGGACATGGCCACGGTGCAGGCCAAGATGGGCAGCCTCCAGGCCGCCCACGGCCGGCTGACCACCACCCTCTCCGACGTGGGCGTGCGCGCGAGCCGGCTGGACAAGGCCGACCAGACGCTGCTCGACAGCAAGCTGCAGATGAGCACGTCGCTGTCGGAGCTGGAGAACGTCGACATCGCGCAGGCCACGATGGACCTCAAGATGCAGGAGCTGGCCTACCAGACCGCGCTGTCCTCCACGGCTAGGCTGGTCCAGCCCTCGCTGTCGGACTTCCTGCGCTAG
- the flgK gene encoding flagellar hook-associated protein FlgK: MSGTFASFNTALSALRYNRVAMDTASQNIANVGVDGYTRRRVDAVTAGTPTQPAMWSRDQGTGGGVRITGVDRMSDYLLDLRRRTEHGKQSYLDTRQAVLDRLESGIGEPGDTGLASVLAQFRGAWSDLANTPDSDAARAQVISRGREVADALHLQASSFQSEAGDQRVRANGLVAEINTVAADLAATNKAVQVANLTNDDAGNLLDQRDQLALRLTQLTGGKAVANGTGGLDVTVGGVALVTGAIAGSLQVAGGITPTGDADGNPVSFELTHPLNGTTAVAGLTGELGAVTDLLNTTIPAYLAGLGSVAQTLADGVNALHQAGYDATGAAGLAFFTYDPADPAGSLDVTLTGTAQVAASSLAGGVVQGGNAAALADFSADPAYQQLVNGFGTSVSSSRRLATSQQMLTEQVDGARDQLAGVNLDEEMLSMVQYQRAYEAAARVMTVVDSMLDTLINRTAV, translated from the coding sequence ATGTCCGGCACGTTCGCCTCGTTCAACACCGCGCTCAGCGCGCTGCGCTACAACCGTGTCGCGATGGACACGGCGAGCCAGAACATCGCCAACGTCGGCGTCGACGGCTACACCCGCCGCCGCGTCGACGCGGTCACCGCGGGCACGCCCACCCAGCCTGCGATGTGGTCGCGCGACCAGGGCACCGGCGGCGGCGTGCGGATCACCGGCGTGGACCGGATGTCGGACTACCTCCTCGACCTGCGCCGGCGCACCGAGCACGGCAAGCAGTCCTACCTCGACACGCGCCAGGCGGTGCTCGACCGGCTCGAGTCCGGCATCGGGGAGCCCGGTGACACCGGCCTGGCCTCCGTCCTGGCGCAGTTCCGCGGCGCGTGGTCCGACCTGGCCAACACCCCGGACAGCGACGCCGCCCGGGCGCAGGTGATCTCGCGCGGCCGCGAGGTCGCCGACGCGCTGCACCTCCAGGCCAGCAGCTTCCAGTCCGAGGCCGGCGACCAGCGGGTCCGCGCCAACGGCCTGGTCGCCGAGATCAACACGGTCGCCGCCGACCTGGCCGCGACCAACAAGGCGGTCCAGGTCGCCAACCTGACCAACGACGACGCCGGCAACCTGCTCGACCAGCGCGACCAGCTCGCCCTTCGCCTGACCCAGCTCACCGGCGGCAAGGCCGTGGCCAACGGCACCGGCGGCCTCGACGTGACCGTCGGCGGCGTCGCCCTGGTGACCGGCGCCATCGCCGGGTCGCTCCAGGTCGCCGGGGGCATCACGCCGACCGGGGACGCCGACGGCAACCCGGTCAGCTTCGAGCTCACCCACCCGCTCAACGGCACCACGGCGGTGGCCGGGCTGACCGGCGAGCTCGGGGCCGTGACGGACCTGCTCAACACGACCATCCCGGCGTACCTCGCGGGCCTCGGCAGCGTCGCGCAGACCCTCGCCGACGGCGTCAACGCCCTGCACCAGGCGGGGTACGACGCCACCGGCGCCGCCGGGCTGGCGTTCTTCACCTACGACCCGGCCGACCCGGCGGGCTCGCTGGACGTCACCCTGACCGGCACCGCCCAGGTGGCCGCGTCCAGCCTCGCGGGCGGCGTGGTCCAGGGCGGCAACGCCGCTGCCCTGGCGGACTTCTCCGCCGACCCGGCCTACCAGCAGCTGGTCAACGGCTTCGGCACCTCGGTCTCCTCGAGCCGGAGGCTCGCCACGAGCCAGCAGATGCTGACCGAGCAGGTCGACGGCGCCCGCGACCAGCTGGCCGGGGTCAACCTCGACGAGGAGATGCTCTCGATGGTGCAGTACCAGCGCGCCTACGAGGCGGCGGCGCGGGTGATGACGGTGGTCGACTCGATGCTCGACACCCTGATCAACAGGACGGCGGTCTGA